In a genomic window of Primulina huaijiensis isolate GDHJ02 chromosome 10, ASM1229523v2, whole genome shotgun sequence:
- the LOC140986607 gene encoding secreted RxLR effector protein 161-like, with protein sequence MNQKEKLSEDDGTDKVNEEFFRSLVGCLMYLTTKRPDIMNAVSILSRFMHCPSEVHLRAAKRVIRYVKGTTDLGVKFTKSKEFKLVGFSDSDWGGSADDMKSTSGYCFSFGAGIFSWCSRKQENVAQSTAEAEFIVAASAVNQAIWLRKILTDLNMEPKKSTEIFVDNQAAIAISKNPVFHGKTKHFNIKLFFVREVQKEDVVTLLYCKSEDQLADSFTKPLPFNRFEVLRQKIGVCSS encoded by the coding sequence ATGAATCAAAAGGAAAAGTTGAGTGAAGACGATGGTACTGATAAAGTGAATGAAGAATTTTTTAGAAGCTTGGTGGGATGCTTGATGTATTTGACAACAAAAAGACCAGACATTATGAATGCAGTAAGTATTCTATCTAGATTTATGCATTGTCCAAGTGAGGTACATCTAAGGGCTGCCAAGAGGGTGATTCGATATGTTAAAGGTACAACTGATCTTGGAGTCAAATTCACAAAAAGCAAGGAATTCAAGCTAGTAGGATTCTCAGATAGTGATTGGGGAGGATCAGCTGATGACATGAAAAGCACCTCAGGTTATTGCTTTAGTTTTGGGGCTGGCATTTTTTCATGGTGTTCtagaaaacaagaaaatgtgGCACAGTCCACTGCAGAGGCTGAATTCATTGTTGCAGCCTCAGCTGTCAATCAAGCAATATGGTTGAGGAAAATTCTAACAGATCTCAACATGGAGCCAAAGAAAAGCACTGAAATTTTTGTTGACAACCAAGCAGCCATTGCTATCTCAAAAAATCCAGTGTTTCATGGGAAAACTAAGCATTTCAACATTAAGTTGTTCTTTGTGAGAGAAGTACAAAAAGAAGATGTTGTAACACTGCTCTACTGCAAGTCTGAAGATCAACTGGCAGATTCATTCACAAAGCCACTACCTTTCAACAGGTTTGAGGTTCTTAGGCAGAAAATTGGAGTTTGCAGTTCCTAA